The Planctomicrobium piriforme DNA window CGAGACGGCCGGAATGCGAATTGGGTCGCCGGGATGGGTCAGCGTCGTCAGCGGCTTCATGAATAGATAGGGAAACGTGTTGGCTCGCTCTTCGGCAATCCCGCCCCGTTCGGCGACGTGGTCGGCATAGTTGCCGGCCAGCAGAATCAGCTTGCCCGGGACGGCAATTGGCACCAGCAACTTCACGGACGATGTCGCGACCTTGTGTTCGTCGATGATCTCAGGCGTGATGGAACTCTCCAGCTTCGCCGTCACATGCTTCAAATCCCCGCCTGGCAACAGATCGAGCAGCGTTTCGGCGGGAACCTCGTAGATGCCGATCGCGTGCGCCACGTCGACCACGGGCACCAGCGTCTCATCGTCGATGAGAAACCCGAATTCCACTTTGTCGGCCCGCTGGAAACGGCACAGTCGCATCGGGACTTCCTCTATTTCGATTTTTGTTTTGGCGGGTGGAGATAGTCGTTGAGCTGCTGCAGCAGCGGATCGATGGTGCGTTCCTGAATCTTGTGCGGCGGCTTCCACGGAAACCACTTGCAGTCGGCATGCTCGGTGACGCTGATGGAATGCTCGCGATCAACCCGGGCCAGAAAGATGATCAGGGTCTTCAGCACCTTGTCGCTGCGCTTCCCGCCGTATCGGGTCCCCTGCACCTGATACTGCTGGGTGTAGGTGAAGCCCGTGTCG harbors:
- a CDS encoding bis(5'-nucleosyl)-tetraphosphatase: MARSQEPRSCGVIIVHGEPVKSFLLMRHHDRWDLPKGHVDPGETDVECALREMEEETGIPRDAVQLDTGFTYTQQYQVQGTRYGGKRSDKVLKTLIIFLARVDREHSISVTEHADCKWFPWKPPHKIQERTIDPLLQQLNDYLHPPKQKSK